Genomic window (Methyloprofundus sp.):
ATTCCTGTTTATAATGCAGAATTAACGTTAAATGACCTTTACAAACAATTAATTCCAGCAATGGAACAAGTCACTGCCAATTTTGAAATTATTTTTGTAGAAGACTGCGGTAAAGATAACTCCTGGAATATTATCCAAGAGTTATCAAAAAATGATAATCGAGTTAAGGGACTAAAGTTAAGTAAAAACTATGGTCAGCACAATGCTTTACTTTGTGGAATTCGTGCCGCTCAATATGAAATGCTTCTGACAATGGATGATGATTTACAAAACCCCGTGTCAGAAATACAAGTACTCATCAATAAACTGGCTGAAGGCTATGATGTTGTTTATGGCTACCCAAATAAAGGGCAACATGGGTTATTTAGGAATTTTGCTTCCAGAGTCACTAAGCGCGCTCTGCAAGGAGCAATGGGAGTCAAAACTGCAAGAAATGTCAGTGCTTTTAGAGCCTTCAAAACCCAACTAAGAGAAGCATTTGTAGATTTTAATAACCCCAATATTTCAATTGATGTACTTTTGACTTGGGCTACCAATAACTTTGCAACAGTCCAAGTAAAACATGCGCCGCGTGCTGCAGGTGAATCAAACTACACTTTAAAAAAACTCATTGTACATGCTCTTAACTTAATGACTGGCTTTTCTGCTTTGCCATTACATCTTGCCAGTGCACTGGGTGTCCTTTTCACTTTATTTGGATTTGGGATTTTAGCGTGGGTTGGAGCTCAGTATTTTATTTATGGGGCCTCAGTTCCCGGCTTTACTTTTCTTGCATCAATAATAGCTATATTTTCTGGAGCACAGCTATTTGTTTTGGGGATTTTTGGGGAATATCTAGCACGCATACATTTTCGATCACTCAATCGACCAACTTATTTAGTAAGAGAGTCAATTAATGTATCTAGGCCTTCCAAAGTAGATACAGAATGAAATTTGACGTTCAACTAGAATCAATTGCTACCAACAACATAAATATGGATTTTTTTTATGTGCCTTGGGACAGTCATACTTTCAACAGAAACGTTGCACAAATTTCTAAATTTGAAATTCATAACACTAAAAATGCTCTAGCTGATTTTCAACTGTTTTTAACATGGTGCTTAGAAAATAAAATTACATTTATTAGTTGCCGGCTTCTACATAGCCAAGTAAATGAAGCTATATTTCTTGAAAGTAACCGTTTTAAATTTATTGAATTAAATTACCGCCCTATTATTAACAACATCGAGTCATTAAAACTCCCTATTTCAGATATTGCTGTAAACGAAGCTGAAAAAGCAGATATGCCTATATTAGCCAATATAGCCGAGAAAGTTTTTCATCATGAACGCTTTCATACTGACCCACTCATTGAGACAGACTTAGCAAACAAGAGGTATCGTTTTTGGCTAGAAAATGCCTTCGAACAAAAGCAGCAAAAAATCCTTAAATTTACTCTACATAATGAACTTATCGCTTTTTTTGTAGTTGAATACCCAGAGTCTAATCACTGCCTTTGGTCTCTAACTGGCATGTTACCCAAGTTTCAAGGTAAAGGGCTAGGAAAACAGGTATGGAAAACGATGTTAAAGCACCACCAGAATGAAGCAATCAATACAGTCAGCACCAGTATATCCTCACATAATATTCCCGTATTTAATCTGTACGTTGCCTTAGGGTTCAGGTTTCCAGAGCCTTACACAACATTTCATTGCTCATATAACCACGCCTAAGTCATGATCCACATTCAATTTATAAAATATGTTGTCATTGGCCTAGCCTCAAATGGAATTCTTTATGGTGCTTATCTAGGGCTAACAGCCTATGGTTTAGGTCATAAAACGGCAATGACTCTGCTTTATGTTATAGGTGTATTACAAACTTTTGTTTTTAATAAAAAGTGGACTTTTTCACATCAAGGTGCTGTTTCAGGTACTCTTATTAGGTATATATTATCTTATGCCTTAGGTTATATTCTCAATTTATTAGCTCTATATTATTTTGTAGACCAATTACTATTCCCTCACCAAATAATTCAGGGGGGAATGATTATCCTAAATGCCTTAATACTTTTTATTTTACAAAAGTTTTGGGTATTTAAAGAATCTGACAATAAAACCACTAAGCTCCATGTTGGTCACTCCACTACTCCACTGTCTAAAAAAAGCAGAAGCAAAAAAAGAAAAAAGAAGAAAAAGAAGAAAAAGAAATCACGCACTAAACGGAGAAAAAAATGACGGAAACCATACCCTTTAATAAGCCATATATGGCGGGAAAAGAACTTTATTATATTGCGCAATCGGTATTAAGCGGACATACCAGTGGAGATGGTGAATTTTCAAAAAAATGTCAGCACCTATTTGAACAAACATTTCATGCAAAAAAGACATTACTGACCACTTCATGCACTTCTGCTCTGGAAATGACGGCACTGCTTTGTGACTTAGATCCAGGGGATGAGGTTATCGTACCATCCTACACGTTTGTTTCGACAGTAAATGCCTTTATTTTAAGAGGTGTACACCCTGTGTTTGTTGATATTCGAGCTGATACCAAAAATATTGATGAACAATTAATTGAACAAGCGATAAGCTCTAAAACAAAAGCCATTATTCCAGTGCACTATGCTGGCGTCTCTTGTGAAATGGATACGATCAATGCTATTGCAAAAAGCAATAAACTATTTGTTATAGAAGATGCAGCTCAAGGTGTTAATGCAACTTATAAAGACCAATACTTAGGAACTATAGGAGACTTGGGAACCTATAGCTTTCATGAAACCAAGAACTTTATCTGCGGAGAAGGCGGTGCTTTAGTCATCAATAATGCTGAATTTATGGAGCGCGCTGAAATTCTGCGAGAAAAGGGTACGAATCGCAGTCAATTTTTTCGCGGACAAGTCGATAAATATACTTGGGTTGATGTTGGCTCATCCTATGTTCCTTCTGATTTATTAGCTGCTTTTTTATATGGCCAACTAGAGCAGATGGACGCTATTAATAATAAACGCAAGGCAATATATTACAGTTATTATGCTGCGCTTAAACCTCTTGCAGATAAAGGCTTGCTTGAACTACCTATTATTCCAGAACACTGTGGGTCTAATTATCATATGTTCTATATCTTACTTAAGGATATTAAACAGCGTACTGAATTAATCTCCTATTTAAAGAGTAATCATATACATGCGGTCTTTCACTACGTTCCACTACACAGCTCTCCAATGGGTGAAAAATTAGGTTATAAAAACGGCCAATTACCCATCACTGAAAGTGTAAGCAATCGTTTATTAAGATTGCCTTTCTTCTATGAGCTAACAGAACTGGATATCGAGCGAGTGAGTCAGAAAATTTCTGAATTTTTATTGTAATATCACTTTTTGACAGTTCCCTTATTCTAAAAACAGTTGCATAACTTATTAAGCAACTGTTTTAGTAATGACCGTCAGCCATCATAAAACAACCAGAATACATGTTTGAACACAAGTCATTAAAACCCACTCAACCTCCTCCTGTTATGCATTTTGTTCTGCTTTTATAAGTCTAAATTGTTACAATTGTCATAATCATTCAACAACATTTAGTCATTATGAATACACACTCCACACTTCCTAAGCAAGGAATCGACGGCCTGAAAGAAAATTGGCGCAATGATTTGCAAGCTGGTTTTTTTGTCTTTCTGCTTGCCTTACCTTTATCTTTAGGTATTTCTATAGGTTCAGGTTTTCCACCATCAGCAGGCATCATCACGGCAATTGTAGGGGGTTTATTAGTCTCGCGCATTAATGGTTCCTTTGTTGTCATTAATGGTCCTGCAGGAGGCTTAATTGTTGTTATGCTAGCCGCTGTCGAATCACTCAGTGATGGTGGCGATATGATTTCAGGGTATCGCTACACGCTAGCCGCCATTATGATTGCTGGCTTAGTGCAAGTCATTATGGGCCGCCTAAAGATGGGCAGCCTGAGTGCTTTTTTCCCTACCCCAGTCGTACATGGCATGCTCGCGGCAATGGGAATCGGCATTATAGCCAAACAAGTTCACGTCATGATGGGTGTCACACCCGAACCGGGCAACCTGTTTTACATGCTAGGACAAATTCCACATAGTATTTTAAATGCCACCCCAAATGTGGCAACCATTGGCTTAGTATCCTTGGCTATTTTGATTGTCTGGCCTTTTTTAAAACAAACCAAGATTAGCAAAATTCCCGCCCCCATTATGGTGCTCATAGTCGGTATGGGCATGGCACAGTTTTTTGGTATCCAACATGAACATATTCATTTTGGGCAAGCTGAATTACATGAACATTTAATTGCTCCACCATTTTTAGTAGAATTACCTTCTGACTTTACTGAAGCCTTTTACCTGCCTGACTTTTCTAAAATTTTAACATTTGAATTTTGGATGGCGACTATTAGTATTTGCTTGGTGGTTAGTCTGGAAAGCTTATTAAGCGCAACAGCAGCAGAAAAACTTGACCCTTATAAAAGACCCACTGATTTAGATCGTGATTTATCCGCTATCGGTTTGGGGAACGTTGTTTCAGGTTTTTTAGGTGGTTTACCCATGATTGCCGAGTTTATTCGTAGTTCAGCCAATGTTGAGGCTGGCGCAAAAACAGGCTGGGCTAATTTCTTTCATGGCACAATACTGCTACTTTTTGTGGTGCTGTTTCCACACCTTATTCACAGCATCCCACATGCTTCTTTAGCTGCTTTGCTTGTTATTATTGGTTACCGCCGCGCTACACCACAAGTATTTGCTCGAGTTTTAGCTATTGGCAAAGATCAACTGCTTTTATTTGTATTAACAATACTAGCTGTTTTAGCCACCAACTTATTAGTAGGCGTATTTTTTGGTGTCTTTGTAAAATTAATGTTGCACTTATCACGTGGTGTATGGCCAAACAATCTATTTAAAATTCACTTTACCATCACAGAAGTAGAGGATCGTGTTACTGTAAAAATTATCGGCTCAGCGTTATTCTCTAACTTTTTACCGCTTAAAAGAGCGGTTGATGAGATAGCTCCAGGTAAAAACATAACCTTTGATTTCTCACAAGGCTATTTAATAGACCACTCAATCTTAATTTTTATAGATGAATACAGCGCGCATTATGCACGTAATGGTGGTTCTTGCAGGAAAGTTGGACATGCTTTGGAGACTTATTCTGATCATGATTTAGCGGCACGTTTAATGACTACAGATGACCGAAAATAGAAGAAGAGAGTAACAAAATGTAAAATGATAGGTTGGGGGAAATATGAGCTCCAACCTATCGGGATATTCCAGAATATCGGATTTCATTTTTTAATGCTCCGCAATAAAAAATGAAATCCGACCTTGTATTAATACTTTATCCTCTAATTTATGGGGGATCTCAAATATTAATGCCATCCACCATATTGCTTGGTGGGGTCACCTCGAAAACCAGTGGAAGTTTTATTTGCATCAGGCACCCCTACGGTATTGCCAGCCGCAATCACCATATTTCCGTAAGTGTATCCGCCCAGTTTTTTAGCTTCCTTGGCAATACTAGTCGTTAAAGGGTTAATTTCATATTTCGATATTGCAGTAGAAATAATCACAGCTTGTAATTTCTCACTACTTCCCTTTGGTTTTGCATGCAAAATAAGAGGTAAATCTGTTCCAGCAGGAACTTCTACAGTTACATGCTTACTACTATCTAACTCAGCTTTAACAATAACGCTGCCTGAACTATTCGTTACTTTAATTTCAGCATCCGTAACAGCCCCCTTCGTACCCACAACTGAAATTTGTAATACTTTTACTTGCTTGTATGTTTGTACGGGCACCTTAATGGCAGGTTTGTTTGACTTCTTACTATTATCACATGCAACTAAAAAAGTACTTGCTATCGATATGGCCAACAAACTAGTGATCAATTTATTATTTTTATTAATATGCATCATTGTATTCCTGCTTGAATATTACGAAGTTAAATCATAACACACTAATATACTATTTCTGATCTAAATGCCAAACACCCTGTTCGGTTAACAAACCTCTTTGCAACCAATTTAGAATACTTTGCTGGTCTTGTGCAAAAATGTCAGGACAACTGTTATCACTCTCCCCCTGTGTTTCAATTTCTGTTAACCATACATCCCAAGCAAGTATATTTTCTTGACTAAAACGTGGGTCATCATGATAACCCAATGCAAAAATTGCTGCTGGAGCATCACGCCCCTTGACACTCATTCTACCTAAGCGGCGCGTACTAAACCCTGCTTTGGCAACCTCAGCTAATAACTCTTCCGTAATAATTATTTCTGTATTAAAAAATCGAGTCAACCCTTCTATTCTTGATGCCAAATTAAGCGGGTCACCTAATATACCAAACCTTTTCAGCCCCTTTCCTTGAGCTGCAGGCCCCAAAGCTCCCATAACAACAGTACCGCTAGTGATACCAATTCCTGCATTAATAATCTGGCTAATTTTATCCAATGCTTGGTCATCAATTTTTCCTTGATAACGTTCCGATAACGTTGAGAAAAATTCATGTTGTAAAACAGCCAGCTCTAACGCACCAGCCAAAATATGATGAAATGCCTGCTCCTTTGGTAAAATCACTTGATCTAAAGCGGCTCCTAATGCATTTCTCTGCCCAGATTCTTGTTTGGACTCAGTATAAGGCCAATAATAACAAACCAAATCCCCTACATAAGTTTCTAACCAACCTTGATATTTATCTTCCAGTACAATTGAAGTTTCATCCAAATAGTCATTCATTAAGTCCATGACATGGGGTGGCTTTTTTAATAGACTTGTTACTGTCGTGTAGCCTGCCAAATCACTCATTAATACCACAGCCTGACAACTATGGTTATCAAATGAAATACCTGGCGGCAAGGTCATTAATAACTCACGTATTGGAGCAGGCATATAGTTATTAACCAATTTCCCTAATTTAAACCCAACCAGTAAATGTGCGCCAGTAGTTAACGCGGCTCCAGTAAGAAAAGTAGCCATGGTTGCTACCACAGGCCATAATTGTACAACCGGATTTAAAAAGCATAATAAGATCAATAGCAAAAATATACTGACCCCACCAATCCACAGGATATATTGCGCTAATAAAGCCCCTGCCAAGACTGCAAACAAAGCAACCACTATAAACAGGCTATATTTAACTATATCATTGGGAACACGCGGGTGGTCTTGATTTAAAAATGTCTCCACTTCATCCACAATAAATTGTGGCCCGGGAGTCATTAGTTTTGGTCCAAATAACGCAGTTGTCATCGGTGAAACCAATATATCAGTCGATTCATGTGGCCCTGTCACTTGCATGACAACCGCTTTACCCACAAATTTCTGTGCCATTTGCATGGCCTTTTCTACATTACAAGATGCCAATACACTTAATGGTACAAGCAAACGGTCTATATTAGTGTTGAGTTTATACACTGGCTTACTTAAACGTACTCTTCGACACGTACGTTGCTCATCACATAACTCATCATTTTGTGAGTTGGCTAAAGATTCTTGGACAAGCTCTTTATTAACAAAATTAGCTAAACGCCGTACAGCATGGTCAGCACTTAAATCTAACCAACGTGCAATAGGAGAATTTTTGGTAACAAGCCGATCACTGGCAACGATACCCTCAACTGGCATATCCATAATGGCATCCCAGTCATATAATAAAAAATCTTGTTCTTCAGGATTTATATAAGGCGCAACACTAAAATGGGTTATGGCCTGCGTATTCATTTTTAAGGGTGCATTACCTGCACGACTGGGAACGACAACACACTGCCCTTGATTGACAGGCGAACATTGAGGGTCTGACCACTCTACTTGCCCACTATCATGGATGCATAGCGCAAAAGGCATTCTGCCTTCCATGCCTTTAAAAATACGCGCATCTAAAAAAACACCCTTGGCACCTGCTGCTATTAACCGTTCTGCTGCTTTTGCATATAATGGTAAGGCTTGCTTACGCCCAACATTAATGGGTACACCATTATCTAAGACAACAATCCCGGTATGCGGCCATTCTGTGCGCTCTTGATACACAACCGCTGCATCATGAATCCAAAAATCAATTTCAGTTTTTAGCTGATAATCAACAACAAAACCAACCAAACAAGCCAAAATAAAAAATAAGGCTTTATTGATCGTTAGTGGGAAGTCGTGCAGCATAATGGCAAAGTCTCCAAATTACGCAGTC
Coding sequences:
- a CDS encoding undecaprenyl-phosphate 4-deoxy-4-formamido-L-arabinose transferase gives rise to the protein MNSISVVIPVYNAELTLNDLYKQLIPAMEQVTANFEIIFVEDCGKDNSWNIIQELSKNDNRVKGLKLSKNYGQHNALLCGIRAAQYEMLLTMDDDLQNPVSEIQVLINKLAEGYDVVYGYPNKGQHGLFRNFASRVTKRALQGAMGVKTARNVSAFRAFKTQLREAFVDFNNPNISIDVLLTWATNNFATVQVKHAPRAAGESNYTLKKLIVHALNLMTGFSALPLHLASALGVLFTLFGFGILAWVGAQYFIYGASVPGFTFLASIIAIFSGAQLFVLGIFGEYLARIHFRSLNRPTYLVRESINVSRPSKVDTE
- a CDS encoding dTDP-4-amino-4,6-dideoxy-D-galactose acyltransferase, which produces MKFDVQLESIATNNINMDFFYVPWDSHTFNRNVAQISKFEIHNTKNALADFQLFLTWCLENKITFISCRLLHSQVNEAIFLESNRFKFIELNYRPIINNIESLKLPISDIAVNEAEKADMPILANIAEKVFHHERFHTDPLIETDLANKRYRFWLENAFEQKQQKILKFTLHNELIAFFVVEYPESNHCLWSLTGMLPKFQGKGLGKQVWKTMLKHHQNEAINTVSTSISSHNIPVFNLYVALGFRFPEPYTTFHCSYNHA
- a CDS encoding dTDP-4-amino-4,6-dideoxygalactose transaminase, whose product is MTETIPFNKPYMAGKELYYIAQSVLSGHTSGDGEFSKKCQHLFEQTFHAKKTLLTTSCTSALEMTALLCDLDPGDEVIVPSYTFVSTVNAFILRGVHPVFVDIRADTKNIDEQLIEQAISSKTKAIIPVHYAGVSCEMDTINAIAKSNKLFVIEDAAQGVNATYKDQYLGTIGDLGTYSFHETKNFICGEGGALVINNAEFMERAEILREKGTNRSQFFRGQVDKYTWVDVGSSYVPSDLLAAFLYGQLEQMDAINNKRKAIYYSYYAALKPLADKGLLELPIIPEHCGSNYHMFYILLKDIKQRTELISYLKSNHIHAVFHYVPLHSSPMGEKLGYKNGQLPITESVSNRLLRLPFFYELTELDIERVSQKISEFLL
- a CDS encoding adenylate cyclase, with amino-acid sequence MLHDFPLTINKALFFILACLVGFVVDYQLKTEIDFWIHDAAVVYQERTEWPHTGIVVLDNGVPINVGRKQALPLYAKAAERLIAAGAKGVFLDARIFKGMEGRMPFALCIHDSGQVEWSDPQCSPVNQGQCVVVPSRAGNAPLKMNTQAITHFSVAPYINPEEQDFLLYDWDAIMDMPVEGIVASDRLVTKNSPIARWLDLSADHAVRRLANFVNKELVQESLANSQNDELCDEQRTCRRVRLSKPVYKLNTNIDRLLVPLSVLASCNVEKAMQMAQKFVGKAVVMQVTGPHESTDILVSPMTTALFGPKLMTPGPQFIVDEVETFLNQDHPRVPNDIVKYSLFIVVALFAVLAGALLAQYILWIGGVSIFLLLILLCFLNPVVQLWPVVATMATFLTGAALTTGAHLLVGFKLGKLVNNYMPAPIRELLMTLPPGISFDNHSCQAVVLMSDLAGYTTVTSLLKKPPHVMDLMNDYLDETSIVLEDKYQGWLETYVGDLVCYYWPYTESKQESGQRNALGAALDQVILPKEQAFHHILAGALELAVLQHEFFSTLSERYQGKIDDQALDKISQIINAGIGITSGTVVMGALGPAAQGKGLKRFGILGDPLNLASRIEGLTRFFNTEIIITEELLAEVAKAGFSTRRLGRMSVKGRDAPAAIFALGYHDDPRFSQENILAWDVWLTEIETQGESDNSCPDIFAQDQQSILNWLQRGLLTEQGVWHLDQK